A single genomic interval of uncultured Desulfobulbus sp. harbors:
- a CDS encoding type II toxin-antitoxin system VapC family toxin, with product MMYVLDTNVVSELRKVRAGKADPNVAAWAERVDAADLFVSVITIMELELGVLPIERKDAAQGALLRAWLEKHVLPEFSERTLPVDTAVAQRCARLHVPDKCSERAALIAATALVHGMTIVTRNVADFQPTGVTIINPWE from the coding sequence ATGATGTATGTGCTCGATACCAATGTGGTGTCCGAACTGCGAAAAGTTCGGGCTGGAAAGGCTGATCCGAATGTTGCGGCATGGGCGGAACGCGTTGACGCCGCTGATCTTTTTGTGTCCGTCATCACCATCATGGAGTTGGAGCTTGGCGTCTTGCCGATAGAGCGCAAGGACGCCGCCCAAGGTGCCTTGCTGCGTGCATGGCTGGAGAAGCACGTTTTACCAGAGTTCTCCGAGCGAACGTTGCCCGTCGATACAGCCGTGGCTCAACGCTGTGCCCGACTGCACGTACCCGACAAATGCAGCGAGCGTGCTGCACTCATTGCTGCGACGGCTCTTGTGCATGGTATGACGATAGTCACTCGAAACGTAGCCGATTTTCAGCCCACAGGAGTGACGATCATCAATCCGTGGGAATGA
- a CDS encoding M18 family aminopeptidase yields MDHADYLESLFSFIDQSPTAFHVAANAASRLEAAGFARLHETDSWKGLEPGKYYVIRNDGGVIAFTLTGNLQEPSPLRMAGSHTDSPSLRVKPQPLQLHQGCLQLGVEVYGGALLAPWFDRNLSLAGRIGWIDREGVVHSSLIDWKRPIAIIPSLAIHFDREANNGRSLNKQTDLVPLLALSDATSPPNIADWLKTELKAQYPDLPVETVLDFDLFLYEAQPLAQVGLNGEFVTGSRLDNQLSCHALVQGLIAARALQNCMIVLNDHEEVGSVTTSGANGPFLKNVLERLYPDPDLRLRVLARSFFVSADNAHAVHPNFAAKHEPDHMPRLNQGPVIKTNANQRYATTGLTASIFRRLCQKADVPCQQFVMRNDMACGSTIGPLTAAEIGVPTVDVGVPQLAMHSIRETVGHLDGWYLMRVMEQLFTASDAEIRCPEVNG; encoded by the coding sequence ATGGATCATGCCGATTATCTCGAGAGCCTGTTTTCCTTTATCGACCAATCTCCCACAGCCTTCCATGTTGCCGCCAACGCGGCTAGCCGCCTGGAGGCTGCCGGTTTTGCTCGTTTGCATGAAACCGACTCCTGGAAGGGGTTGGAGCCGGGCAAATATTATGTGATCCGCAACGACGGTGGCGTGATTGCCTTTACCCTCACCGGAAACCTGCAGGAACCTTCCCCCCTGCGCATGGCCGGCTCCCACACCGACAGCCCCAGTTTGCGGGTCAAGCCGCAGCCGCTGCAGCTGCATCAGGGGTGCCTGCAACTGGGGGTAGAGGTGTACGGAGGAGCCTTGCTCGCCCCCTGGTTTGATCGCAACCTCTCGCTAGCCGGTCGAATCGGCTGGATCGACAGGGAGGGTGTTGTGCACAGTTCGCTGATCGACTGGAAACGGCCGATTGCCATCATCCCCAGCCTGGCGATTCATTTCGACCGCGAGGCCAACAACGGGCGCAGTCTCAATAAGCAAACCGATCTGGTTCCGCTGCTGGCCCTCTCCGATGCAACCAGTCCACCGAATATTGCCGACTGGTTGAAAACGGAGCTCAAGGCGCAATACCCAGATCTCCCGGTCGAAACGGTCCTTGATTTCGATCTGTTCCTCTACGAGGCGCAGCCTCTGGCCCAAGTGGGCTTGAACGGGGAGTTCGTCACCGGGTCACGGCTGGACAATCAGCTTTCTTGCCACGCCTTGGTGCAGGGGTTGATTGCTGCTCGGGCGCTGCAGAATTGCATGATCGTGCTCAACGATCACGAAGAGGTGGGCAGCGTAACCACCTCGGGTGCCAACGGGCCCTTTTTGAAAAACGTACTCGAGCGGCTCTATCCTGATCCGGACCTGCGTCTGCGGGTGCTTGCGCGTTCCTTTTTTGTTTCCGCGGATAATGCCCATGCGGTCCATCCCAACTTTGCCGCCAAGCATGAGCCGGATCACATGCCCCGTCTGAACCAGGGGCCGGTGATCAAAACCAACGCCAACCAGCGCTATGCGACAACCGGTCTGACGGCCTCGATTTTTCGCCGGCTCTGCCAGAAGGCCGATGTGCCCTGTCAGCAGTTTGTCATGCGCAACGACATGGCCTGCGGTTCCACCATTGGGCCCCTGACGGCGGCAGAGATCGGCGTGCCCACGGTTGATGTCGGCGTGCCCCAGCTGGCGATGCATTCCATTCGCGAGACCGTGGGCCACCTGGATGGCTGGTATTTGATGCGGGTGATGGAGCAGTTGTTTACCGCCTCGGACGCGGAGATCCGCTGCCCGGAAGTAAACGGGTGA
- the vapB gene encoding type II toxin-antitoxin system VapB family antitoxin codes for MRTVSIFTNGKNQAIRLPRDMEYQKISELEIIKNGDVITLRPVRPDWLSFANVEKADPDFLTERDDVISDEGRFSFEKEN; via the coding sequence ATGAGAACAGTTTCAATATTCACCAATGGCAAAAATCAGGCAATTCGATTGCCTCGGGACATGGAGTATCAAAAAATCAGTGAATTAGAAATAATAAAGAATGGTGATGTGATCACCTTGCGGCCTGTTCGTCCGGATTGGTTATCTTTTGCAAATGTTGAAAAAGCGGATCCTGATTTTCTTACCGAGCGTGATGACGTGATCTCTGACGAAGGACGGTTTAGTTTTGAAAAAGAAAATTGA
- the vapC gene encoding tRNA(fMet)-specific endonuclease VapC: MLKFMLDTNIVIYVLKRRPVQLLDVFNRHSGQMCISTITLAELLHGVEKSAQPNHNLRQVEDFISRLDVLGYGVKAAGHYGDIRADLERKGIPIGVNDLHIAGHARSEGLTLVSNNTREFERVEGLRLTNWL; the protein is encoded by the coding sequence ATGCTGAAATTCATGCTCGATACTAATATCGTTATCTATGTACTCAAACGAAGGCCCGTGCAGCTGTTGGATGTGTTCAACCGTCATTCGGGTCAGATGTGTATTAGCACGATCACCTTGGCGGAGCTGCTGCATGGTGTCGAAAAGAGCGCTCAGCCGAATCATAATCTCAGGCAGGTTGAAGATTTCATTTCCAGGTTGGATGTTCTCGGCTATGGGGTCAAGGCTGCCGGCCATTATGGTGACATCAGGGCTGATCTGGAACGAAAAGGAATCCCCATTGGCGTGAACGATTTGCATATTGCCGGCCATGCGAGAAGTGAAGGATTGACCTTGGTGTCGAACAACACCAGAGAATTCGAGCGGGTAGAGGGATTGCGTTTAACCAATTGGCTCTAA
- a CDS encoding diaminopimelate decarboxylase, translating into MQDYYSWWQRDDLCYRHNQLYFAGRSVQHLADQFGTPSFVYSAARIQNNLERLHTALNNGAMAGRFTLHYAMKANRFAPLLTFLKQTGLCGIDACSPAEVEHAVSCGFTPQQISFTASSLSAKDLDILARYDGLFMDCDSIHAIHRWGALKPGSEIGLRVNPAMGIGRADNDKLHYAGEVTTKFGIYEQQFEQALDAAKQHGLRVSKIHFHTGCGYLTGQLDQLERIINHCLWFVDTAGTVDKVNIGGGLGVPHLPGEAPLALEQWAAVLERLFGSRTLHLEVEPGDYIVKDAGLLLLEKTFVERKKTTTFVGVDAGFNIAPEPAYYNLPFQPLPLRYSSEQACSPKTLVGNINEALDVWYADAPLPELDEEKYLVLINAGAYSAAMASNHCMRGPFKEFLLF; encoded by the coding sequence GTGCAAGACTATTACAGCTGGTGGCAGAGAGACGATCTCTGCTACCGGCACAACCAACTTTATTTTGCCGGTCGCTCGGTGCAGCATCTGGCCGATCAGTTCGGTACGCCGTCCTTTGTCTATTCAGCCGCTCGCATACAAAACAACCTCGAGCGTCTGCACACAGCCCTCAACAATGGTGCAATGGCTGGACGATTCACCCTCCATTACGCCATGAAGGCCAACCGTTTCGCCCCGCTGCTCACTTTTCTCAAGCAGACCGGACTCTGCGGGATCGATGCCTGCTCTCCGGCCGAGGTTGAGCATGCTGTCAGTTGCGGTTTCACGCCGCAGCAGATTTCCTTTACCGCCTCGAGCCTGTCCGCAAAGGATCTGGACATTCTTGCCCGTTATGACGGTCTGTTCATGGACTGCGACTCGATCCACGCCATCCATCGCTGGGGAGCGTTGAAGCCGGGCAGCGAGATCGGTCTGCGCGTCAACCCGGCCATGGGAATCGGTCGCGCAGATAACGACAAGCTGCACTATGCCGGTGAGGTGACGACCAAATTCGGCATTTATGAACAGCAATTCGAACAGGCCCTGGATGCCGCCAAGCAGCATGGACTGCGCGTGAGCAAGATCCACTTCCACACCGGCTGCGGGTATCTCACCGGGCAGCTTGACCAGTTGGAACGAATCATCAACCACTGCCTGTGGTTTGTCGATACGGCGGGAACAGTGGACAAGGTGAACATCGGCGGTGGGCTGGGCGTGCCTCATCTGCCAGGAGAAGCGCCGCTGGCCCTCGAACAGTGGGCAGCCGTGCTGGAGCGGCTGTTTGGCAGTCGCACACTGCACCTGGAGGTCGAACCCGGAGATTACATCGTCAAGGATGCTGGATTGCTACTGCTTGAGAAGACCTTTGTCGAGCGGAAAAAAACCACTACCTTTGTCGGGGTGGATGCCGGGTTCAACATTGCACCGGAACCGGCCTACTACAACCTCCCCTTTCAGCCGCTGCCGCTGCGCTATAGCAGCGAGCAGGCCTGCAGCCCGAAGACCCTGGTCGGCAACATCAATGAGGCCCTGGATGTGTGGTATGCGGATGCGCCCCTGCCGGAGTTGGATGAAGAAAAATACCTGGTATTGATCAATGCCGGGGCCTATTCCGCCGCCATGGCCTCGAACCACTGCATGCGCGGCCCCTTCAAGGAATTTCTGCTGTTTTGA
- a CDS encoding LysR family transcriptional regulator, whose product MDTNTLQAFLAVAETGSFSLAAERLYLTQPAVSKRIAALEAEFAAPLFERLNRRVLLTEEGRALLPRARHIVQEMADCRQMIADLSGEVSGTLQLATSHHIGLHRLPVYLRRFSLCNPKVEFALKFMDSESGCAAVAEGVLEMAVVTLPQTVSERLAMKKVWDDPLQVMVSRTHPLAQCRKPTDLMQYPAIVPEKGSETRRLIESSLQAAEISLRAGIETNYLETIRMLVASGLGWSVLPEIMLHEELVCVPTPGICFERELGMVTRKGAPLSRAAQAFCDLLFEAEG is encoded by the coding sequence ATGGATACCAATACGTTGCAGGCATTTTTGGCGGTCGCGGAAACCGGTTCTTTTTCCCTGGCGGCAGAGCGGCTGTATCTGACGCAGCCGGCGGTGAGTAAAAGGATCGCAGCCCTTGAAGCTGAGTTTGCTGCCCCGCTGTTTGAGCGGCTCAACAGGCGGGTGCTGCTGACCGAGGAGGGCAGGGCGCTGCTTCCACGGGCACGGCATATTGTCCAGGAAATGGCAGACTGCAGGCAGATGATCGCGGATCTCTCCGGTGAGGTCAGCGGCACACTGCAGTTGGCGACCAGTCACCACATAGGATTGCACCGCTTGCCGGTTTATCTGCGCCGCTTCAGTCTCTGCAATCCCAAGGTCGAATTCGCCCTCAAGTTCATGGATTCGGAGAGCGGATGTGCGGCCGTGGCCGAAGGGGTTCTGGAAATGGCGGTGGTCACGTTACCGCAGACAGTGTCGGAAAGATTGGCAATGAAAAAAGTATGGGACGACCCTTTGCAGGTAATGGTCAGCCGCACACATCCCCTGGCGCAATGCCGCAAACCGACGGACTTGATGCAATACCCGGCCATTGTTCCGGAGAAGGGCAGCGAAACCCGCCGCCTGATCGAATCGTCGCTGCAGGCCGCCGAAATATCGCTTCGTGCCGGTATTGAAACCAATTACCTCGAAACCATCCGCATGCTGGTCGCCTCGGGCCTTGGCTGGAGCGTGTTGCCGGAGATTATGCTGCATGAGGAGCTGGTCTGCGTTCCCACACCGGGCATTTGTTTTGAAAGGGAATTGGGCATGGTGACTCGAAAAGGCGCACCACTTTCCCGGGCAGCGCAGGCGTTTTGTGACTTGCTTTTCGAGGCCGAGGGGTAA
- the leuC gene encoding 3-isopropylmalate dehydratase large subunit, translating to MKKTLYDKLWDAHVVRENEDGTSLIYIDRHLVHEVTSPQAFEGLRLAGRQPWRRETVLAVPDHNVPTIDRSQPPEDPAARLQLQTLDANCAEFGITEFKIQDLRQGVVHVIGPEQGATLPGMTVVCGDSHTATHGAFGALAFGIGTSEVEHVLATQCLVMKKSRSMLISVEGKLAAGVTAKDMILHIIGQIGTAGGTGCVIEFGGEAISELSMEGRMTVCNMAIEAGARAGMIGVDATTLSYVKGRPFAPQGEMLHMAEAAWLGLHSDPGAKFDQVVRIDAAIIEPQVSWGTSPEMVVGVSGVVPDPGQERNAIKAESMRKALAYMDLQPGTPVSEIAVDKVFIGSCTNGRIEDLRAAAVVVRGKKVAANVAQALVVPGSGLVKQQAELEGLDKVFLDAGFEWRQPGCSMCLAMNADRLAAGERCASTSNRNFEGRQGQGGRTHLVSPAMAAAAAVNGHFVDVRTFILG from the coding sequence ATGAAAAAGACGCTGTATGACAAGTTATGGGACGCGCATGTGGTGCGCGAGAATGAAGACGGCACCAGTTTGATCTACATCGACCGGCATCTGGTGCATGAGGTGACATCGCCCCAGGCCTTTGAAGGGTTGCGCCTGGCCGGCAGACAGCCCTGGCGGCGGGAGACGGTTTTGGCGGTGCCGGATCATAATGTGCCGACCATCGATCGCAGTCAACCGCCGGAAGATCCGGCTGCACGGCTGCAGCTGCAGACCCTGGATGCCAACTGCGCCGAGTTCGGCATCACCGAATTCAAGATCCAGGATCTGCGCCAGGGTGTGGTGCATGTGATTGGGCCCGAGCAGGGGGCAACTCTGCCGGGTATGACCGTGGTGTGCGGGGATTCGCATACAGCGACCCATGGTGCCTTTGGGGCGCTGGCATTCGGCATCGGCACATCGGAGGTCGAACATGTGCTGGCGACGCAGTGCCTGGTGATGAAGAAATCACGTTCCATGCTCATCTCCGTGGAAGGCAAATTGGCGGCTGGCGTGACCGCCAAGGACATGATTTTGCATATCATCGGCCAAATCGGCACAGCAGGCGGGACCGGTTGCGTGATCGAATTTGGGGGGGAGGCTATTTCCGAACTGAGCATGGAAGGCCGGATGACCGTGTGCAACATGGCCATCGAGGCGGGGGCACGGGCCGGGATGATTGGAGTGGATGCAACGACGCTATCGTATGTCAAAGGGCGGCCCTTTGCGCCGCAAGGGGAAATGCTGCACATGGCCGAGGCTGCCTGGCTGGGGCTGCACAGTGATCCCGGGGCGAAATTTGACCAGGTGGTGCGGATCGATGCCGCCATCATTGAGCCCCAGGTGAGTTGGGGCACCTCGCCGGAGATGGTGGTTGGCGTGAGCGGCGTGGTTCCGGATCCAGGCCAGGAGAGGAATGCGATCAAGGCGGAAAGCATGCGTAAGGCGCTGGCCTATATGGACCTCCAGCCGGGAACGCCTGTGAGCGAGATAGCGGTGGATAAAGTGTTCATCGGTTCCTGTACGAACGGTCGCATCGAGGATCTGCGGGCAGCGGCGGTTGTGGTTCGCGGAAAGAAGGTGGCTGCGAATGTCGCGCAGGCATTGGTTGTCCCTGGATCCGGCTTGGTGAAACAGCAGGCTGAACTGGAAGGGTTGGATAAGGTGTTTCTTGATGCAGGGTTTGAGTGGCGCCAACCGGGCTGCTCGATGTGTTTGGCGATGAATGCGGATCGTTTGGCCGCGGGCGAGAGGTGTGCCTCGACATCCAACCGCAACTTTGAGGGACGGCAGGGGCAAGGCGGGCGAACGCATCTGGTGAGCCCGGCAATGGCCGCGGCGGCCGCAGTGAACGGGCACTTTGTGGATGTGCGTACGTTTATTTTGGGCTGA
- a CDS encoding DUF533 domain-containing protein, with amino-acid sequence MFDAEKLLGKIVGEVMGSGGKSKSMLGGLGSGSGLLTMIGLGVGAYEILKQQGQQGATGGLGQTPPSPGGGTWSGGAPPPPPPGSGAAPPPPPPAPGMTATPPPAQPAPSSTGSTGLSGGALATRLIQVMAAAAHADGVMDADEERAVLEKLRGADLTQEEKMFLLGELHQPKSIDALVAGIEDPAVAKTMYMLAVSAIEIDTEAERGWLDTLAERLGISQEMQAFIEEQAG; translated from the coding sequence ATGTTCGACGCGGAAAAGTTACTAGGAAAAATTGTTGGCGAGGTGATGGGGTCGGGCGGCAAAAGCAAGTCCATGTTGGGCGGGTTGGGCTCGGGCTCGGGCCTGTTGACCATGATCGGGCTTGGAGTCGGGGCCTATGAAATCCTCAAACAGCAGGGACAACAGGGCGCTACAGGCGGCCTGGGGCAGACGCCGCCCTCTCCTGGAGGCGGAACTTGGAGCGGTGGGGCTCCACCTCCGCCACCACCCGGTTCTGGAGCCGCACCTCCTCCACCTCCACCAGCACCAGGCATGACCGCGACTCCGCCACCTGCCCAACCCGCCCCTTCTTCGACCGGCTCAACAGGGTTGAGCGGAGGGGCATTAGCTACCCGCCTGATCCAGGTGATGGCGGCTGCCGCCCATGCGGATGGGGTGATGGATGCCGATGAGGAACGAGCCGTGCTGGAAAAATTGCGTGGGGCGGATTTGACCCAGGAAGAAAAAATGTTTCTTCTGGGTGAGCTGCATCAACCCAAGAGCATCGATGCCTTGGTTGCGGGCATCGAGGATCCGGCCGTTGCCAAGACCATGTACATGCTGGCGGTGTCCGCAATTGAGATCGACACCGAGGCGGAACGCGGGTGGCTCGACACCCTGGCTGAGCGGTTGGGGATCTCTCAGGAGATGCAGGCATTTATTGAGGAACAGGCAGGGTGA
- a CDS encoding TIGR00266 family protein — protein sequence MSNWFVAIDGQSLGPFSQQQIFSGIAGGQYNEATMVWRDGFADWMPIGRVAELQMGQAVPAPPPFSGKEAHEIDYTIFGTEMQFVEVELDPQESVISEAGAMMYMHDQVVMETVFGDGSRSSASGSFFDKMLGAGKRLITGEGLFITMFTYTGAGKGKVAFASPYPGKIIPLDLTKYNNRIICQKDAFLCAAKGVSIGIAFQKKIGVALFGGEGFIMQQLDGDGLVFVHAGGTIVEKELAAGETLRVDTGCLVALTSSVQYDIEFVGNVKSAIFGGEGFFFANLRGPGHVWLQSLPFSRLAGRIWEAAPQTMGGGGQGEGSVLGGLANMFER from the coding sequence ATGTCAAACTGGTTTGTCGCCATCGACGGCCAATCCCTTGGCCCCTTTTCCCAGCAGCAGATATTCTCCGGCATTGCCGGCGGGCAGTACAACGAGGCCACCATGGTCTGGCGCGATGGCTTTGCCGACTGGATGCCCATCGGGCGGGTTGCGGAACTGCAGATGGGGCAAGCTGTTCCTGCGCCGCCTCCGTTTTCCGGTAAAGAGGCGCATGAGATCGATTACACCATCTTCGGCACAGAGATGCAGTTTGTCGAGGTGGAGCTCGATCCCCAGGAGAGCGTGATCTCCGAGGCCGGGGCCATGATGTACATGCACGACCAGGTGGTGATGGAAACCGTGTTCGGCGACGGCTCCCGCAGTTCCGCCTCCGGCAGTTTCTTCGACAAGATGCTCGGTGCGGGCAAGCGGCTGATCACCGGCGAGGGGCTGTTCATCACCATGTTCACCTACACGGGAGCGGGGAAGGGGAAGGTTGCCTTTGCCTCGCCCTATCCGGGCAAGATCATCCCCCTGGACCTGACCAAGTACAACAATCGGATCATTTGCCAGAAGGATGCCTTTCTCTGTGCGGCCAAGGGGGTTTCCATTGGCATCGCCTTTCAGAAGAAGATCGGTGTGGCGCTCTTTGGCGGCGAGGGGTTCATCATGCAGCAGCTGGATGGCGACGGGCTGGTGTTCGTCCATGCCGGCGGCACGATCGTGGAAAAGGAGCTGGCAGCCGGCGAGACCCTGCGGGTGGATACGGGCTGCCTGGTGGCCCTGACCTCCTCGGTGCAGTATGACATCGAGTTTGTGGGCAACGTCAAATCCGCAATTTTTGGCGGGGAAGGGTTCTTTTTTGCCAACCTGCGCGGCCCTGGCCATGTCTGGCTGCAGTCGTTGCCGTTCTCACGCCTCGCCGGACGTATCTGGGAGGCGGCCCCCCAGACCATGGGCGGCGGAGGTCAGGGGGAAGGCTCGGTGCTGGGGGGTCTGGCGAACATGTTTGAACGGTGA
- the vapB gene encoding type II toxin-antitoxin system VapB family antitoxin, with translation MPIGSVFENNRTQAVRLPVETRFPEGVKKVTVRVVGVDRVISPAQQTWDSFFLGNEKVSDDFMEERATQDQPDRESL, from the coding sequence ATGCCAATCGGATCAGTCTTTGAAAACAATCGAACGCAAGCGGTACGGCTCCCTGTTGAGACAAGATTTCCCGAAGGGGTTAAAAAGGTTACTGTACGTGTTGTGGGGGTCGACAGGGTAATTTCACCTGCCCAGCAGACATGGGACAGCTTTTTTCTCGGTAACGAAAAGGTCAGCGATGATTTTATGGAAGAACGCGCCACGCAAGATCAACCGGATCGCGAGTCTTTGTAA
- a CDS encoding type II toxin-antitoxin system Phd/YefM family antitoxin has protein sequence MTITTISSRELNQDVTRAKKAAKNGPVFITDRGKPAHVLLSIEEYQRITKQRRNIADSLAMPGVADIEFEPQRMIIRTRPADFS, from the coding sequence ATGACCATCACGACCATATCCAGCCGAGAGCTGAATCAGGACGTTACCCGCGCGAAGAAGGCGGCCAAAAACGGTCCCGTATTCATCACGGATCGAGGCAAGCCTGCGCATGTGCTGTTGAGCATCGAGGAATACCAGCGGATTACAAAGCAGCGTCGCAACATTGCCGATTCGTTGGCTATGCCGGGTGTCGCTGATATTGAGTTTGAGCCGCAACGCATGATTATCCGAACCAGACCGGCTGATTTCTCATGA
- the leuD gene encoding 3-isopropylmalate dehydratase small subunit, which produces MQPFTQINGIVVPIDRANVDTDAIIPKQYLKSIGKTGFGPNLFDDWRYLDPGEPYMDHCTRRINAGFVLNQPRYHGASILLARDNYGCGSSREHAVWAMVDYGIRVVIAPSFADIFYNNTLNNGLLAITLDSPIVDRLFAEVEGKEGYALKVDLEARTITTPWGEVIDFTTEEYRRKRLLAGLDDIGMTLLHTGAIRAYEAKRKEVAPWLF; this is translated from the coding sequence ATGCAACCATTTACCCAAATAAACGGAATTGTTGTCCCCATCGACCGGGCAAACGTCGACACCGATGCTATCATCCCCAAGCAGTACCTCAAATCCATCGGCAAGACCGGTTTTGGCCCCAACCTTTTTGACGACTGGCGGTACCTCGATCCGGGCGAGCCGTATATGGATCACTGTACCCGGCGGATCAATGCCGGATTTGTTCTCAACCAACCCCGCTACCATGGTGCAAGCATTCTGCTAGCCCGCGATAACTACGGCTGTGGCTCTTCACGAGAGCATGCGGTCTGGGCCATGGTCGACTACGGCATCCGCGTGGTAATTGCGCCGAGTTTTGCCGACATTTTTTACAACAATACGCTCAACAACGGCTTGCTGGCGATTACGCTCGATTCGCCGATTGTCGATCGCCTGTTTGCCGAGGTTGAGGGAAAGGAAGGATATGCTCTCAAGGTAGACCTGGAGGCAAGAACCATCACCACGCCCTGGGGCGAGGTGATTGATTTTACTACTGAGGAATATCGACGCAAGCGGTTGTTGGCAGGGTTGGACGATATCGGGATGACCTTGCTCCATACTGGTGCCATTCGCGCCTATGAGGCGAAAAGAAAAGAGGTTGCGCCCTGGCTGTTTTAG
- a CDS encoding type II toxin-antitoxin system VapC family toxin, with product MKKKIDYMLDTCICSFIMREAPLSVLNKLQSIVSNQHRIVISAITYQEMQFGLLGKKASPKHAVLVSEFLKRIDQILPWDKEAVDATTDVKRRLMEKGSPIGNNDTAIAGHAIAAGCILVTNNTREFSRVDELNLEDWV from the coding sequence TTGAAAAAGAAAATTGATTATATGCTGGATACCTGTATATGTTCTTTTATTATGAGAGAGGCTCCTCTTTCTGTACTTAATAAGCTTCAATCCATTGTCAGTAACCAACACAGAATTGTCATATCGGCTATCACATATCAAGAAATGCAATTTGGTTTGCTTGGAAAGAAAGCTTCGCCAAAGCATGCAGTGCTGGTATCTGAATTTCTTAAACGAATTGATCAAATACTTCCTTGGGATAAAGAGGCTGTTGACGCGACAACCGATGTTAAAAGACGGCTTATGGAGAAAGGGTCACCTATTGGCAACAATGATACAGCTATCGCTGGTCATGCAATTGCTGCCGGCTGCATCTTGGTAACAAACAATACGCGGGAATTTTCACGTGTTGATGAACTTAACCTTGAGGATTGGGTATAG
- a CDS encoding putative metalloprotease CJM1_0395 family protein — MLATSSSLNSANIAFYDRSGQALALFRSEPVQRVVPTSPTTGSEEQTTGDTVSLSPEGIEKSRQQNNASPAEQSETSSESSPKETSEEQSTANSQALTPEEEQMVQDLKQRDQEVKTHEMAHLAAAGQYATGGPSYTYQQGPDGRRYAVGGEVPIDVSEEKTPEETIQKMQAIKRAAMAPAEPSSTDRSVAASAAATESRARQQLQAEEMNPSQEQSATDTGAAAESDSSAAPQPSAEEPAISSVDVIA, encoded by the coding sequence ATGCTTGCAACGTCTTCCAGCCTCAACAGCGCAAATATCGCCTTTTATGATCGCAGCGGACAGGCTCTGGCCCTTTTCCGCTCCGAACCGGTGCAGCGCGTCGTCCCCACTTCTCCGACGACCGGGAGTGAAGAGCAGACAACCGGAGACACCGTCTCCCTCTCCCCGGAAGGGATCGAAAAATCTCGTCAGCAAAACAACGCATCTCCTGCCGAACAAAGCGAAACATCATCGGAATCCTCTCCAAAAGAGACTTCGGAAGAACAATCCACCGCCAATTCTCAGGCATTGACCCCTGAGGAAGAGCAGATGGTGCAGGATCTCAAGCAGCGCGACCAGGAGGTCAAAACGCATGAGATGGCCCATTTGGCGGCTGCCGGCCAGTATGCCACGGGCGGTCCTTCCTACACCTATCAGCAGGGCCCCGATGGTCGTCGCTATGCTGTCGGCGGCGAGGTGCCCATCGATGTGAGCGAAGAAAAGACACCGGAAGAAACCATCCAGAAAATGCAGGCCATCAAACGGGCCGCCATGGCTCCGGCCGAACCCTCCTCCACCGACCGAAGCGTCGCCGCTAGTGCCGCCGCCACGGAGAGCCGGGCCCGTCAGCAGTTGCAGGCCGAAGAGATGAATCCCTCCCAGGAGCAATCTGCAACCGATACAGGGGCCGCCGCTGAAAGCGATTCTTCTGCCGCCCCCCAACCCTCCGCAGAAGAGCCGGCTATTTCCAGTGTTGACGTAATCGCCTAG